A section of the Camelus dromedarius isolate mCamDro1 chromosome 14, mCamDro1.pat, whole genome shotgun sequence genome encodes:
- the TIE1 gene encoding tyrosine-protein kinase receptor Tie-1 yields the protein MVWLGPPLLLSIFFLASHVGAAVDLTLLADLRLTEPQRFFLTCVSGEAGVGRGSDAWGPPLLLEKDDRIVRSPRPWQPLHLDRNGSRQVTLRGFSQPSDLVGVFSCVGGAGARRTRVLYVHNSPGAHLLPDKVTHTVNKGDTAVLAARVRKEKQTDVIWKSNGSYFYTLDWHEVQDRRFLLQLPNVQPPSSGIYSATYLEASPLGSAFFRLIVRGCGAGHWGQDCTKECPGCLHGGVCHDQDGECVCPPGFTGTRCEQACREGRFGQSCQEQCPGTSGCQGLTFCLPDPYGCSCGSGWRGSQCQEACAPGHFGADCRLQCQCQNGGTCDRFSGCVCPSGWHGVHCEKSDRIPQILDVVSELEFNLETMPRINCAAAGNPFPVRGSMELRKPDGTVLLSTKAIVEPDKTTAEFEVPRLTLGDSGLWECRVSTSGGQDSRRFRVNVKVPPVPLTTPRLLAKQSRQLVVSPLVSFSGDGPIASVRLHYRPQDSTMAWSTIVVDPSENVTLMNLRPKTGYSVRVQLSRPGEGGEGAWGPPTLMTTDCPEPLLQPWLEGWHVEGPDRLRVSWSLPSVPGPLVGDGFLLRLWDGARGQERRENVSSPQARTALLTGLTPGTHYQLDVRLYHCTLLGPASPPARVLLPPSGPPAPRHLHAQALSDSEIQLVWQRPEPPAGPISKYIVEVQVAGGSGDPLWMDVDRPEETSTIVRGLNASTRYLFRVRASVQGPGDWSNVVEESTLGNGLQSEGPVQEIQAPEEGLDQQLVLAVVGSVSATCLTILAALLTLVCIRRSCLHRRRTFTYQSGSGEETILQFSSGTLTLTRRPKPQPEPLNYPVLEWEDITFEDLIGEGNFGQVIRAMIKKDGLKMNAAIKMLKEYASENDHRDFAGELEVLCKLGHHPNIINLLGACENRGYLYIAIEYAPYGNLLDFLRKSRVLETDPAFAREHGTASTLSSRQLLRFASDAANGMQYLSEKQFIHRDLAARNVLVGENLASKIADFGLSRGEEVYVKKTMGRLPVRWMAIESLNYSVYTTKSDVWSFGVLLWEIVSLGGTPYCGMTCAELYEKLPQGYRMEQPRNCDDEVYELMRQCWRDRPYERPPFAQIALQLGRMLEARKAYVNMSLFENFTYAGIDATAEEA from the exons ATGGTCTGGCTGGGGCCTCCTTTGCTGCTCTCCATCTTCTTCCTGGCTTCTCATGTTG GCGCGGCGGTGGACCTGACGCTGTTGGCTGACCTGCGCCTGACCGAGCCCCAGCGCTTCTTCCTGACCTGTGTGTccggggaggctggggtgggcagaggctCGGACGCCTGGGGGCCCCCGCTGCTGCTGGAGAAGGACGACCGCATCGTGCGCTCGCCCCGGCCCTGGCAGCCCCTGCACCTGGACCGCAACGGCTCGCGCCAGGTGACACTGCGCGGCTTCTCGCAGCCCTCGGACCTGGTGGGCGTCTTCTCCTGCGTGGGCGGCGCGGGGGCTCGGCGCACGCGCGTCCTCTACGTGCACAACAGCCCCGGGG CCCACCTGCTCCCAGACAAGGTCACACACACGGTGAACAAGGGCGACACGGCTGTACTTGCCGCCCGCGTGCGCAAGGAGAAGCAGACAGATGTGATCTGGAAAAGCAACG GATCCTATTTCTACACCCTGGACTGGCACGAGGTCCAGGACAGGCGGTTCTTGCTGCAGCTCCCAAACGTGCAGCCACCCTCAAGCGGCATCTACAGTGCCACCTACCTGGAAGCCAGCCCACTGGGCAGCGCTTTCTTTCGGCTCATCGTGCGAG GCTGTGGGGCAGGGCACTGGGGACAAGACTGTACCAAGGAATGCCCAGGCTGCCTTCATGGAGGTGTCTGCCACGACCAGGACGGCGAGTGTGTGTGCCCCCCTGGATTCACTGGTACCCGCTGTGAGCAGG CCTGCAGAGAGGGCCGTTTTGGGCAGAGCTGCCAGGAGCAGTGTCCAGGCACATCAGGCTGCCAGGGCCTCACCTTCTGCCTCCCGGACCCCTATGGCTGTTCCTGTGGATCTGGCTGGAGAGGGAGCCAGTGCCAGGAAG CCTGTGCTCCAGGCCATTTTGGGGCTGATTGCCGCCTCCAGTGTCAGTGTCAGAATGGTGGCACCTGTGACCGCTTCAGCGGCTGTGTCTGCCCCTCCGGGTGGCATGGAGTGCACTGTGAAAAGTCAG accGGATCCCCCAGATCCTGGACGTGGTCTCAGAACTGGAGTTCAACTTAGAGACGATGCCCCGGATCAACTGTGCGGCTGCGGGGAACCCCTTCCCAGTCCGGGGCAGCATGGAGCTGCGTAAGCCGGACGGCACAGTGCTCCTG TCCACCAAGGCCATTGTGGAGCCAGACAAGACCACAGCCGAGTTCGAGGTGCCCCGCTTGACCCTTGGGGACAGTGGGCTCTGGGAGTGCCGTGTGTCCACATCTGGTGGCCAGGACAGCCGACGCTTCAGGGTCAACGTCAAAG TGCCCCCAGTGCCCCTGACCACCCCTCGGCTCCTGGCCAAGCAGAGCCGCCAGCTCGTTGTCTCCCCGCTGGTCTCCTTCTCTGGGGACGGACCCATCGCCTCCGTCCGCCTGCACTACCGGCCCCAGGATAGCACCATGGCCTGGTCCACCATCGTGG tgGACCCCAGTGAGAACGTGACGTTAATGAACCTGAGGCCGAAGACAGGGTACAGTGTCCGTGTGCAGCTGAGCCGGCCGGGAGAAGGCggggagggagcctgggggccTCCCACCCTCATGACCACAGACTGTCCTG agcccttGTTGCAGCCATGGCTGGAGGGCTGGCATGTGGAGGGCCCCGACCGTTTGCGAGTGAGCTGGTCCTTACCCTCGGTGCCGGGGCCACTGGTGGGCGATGGTTTCCTGCTGCGCCTGTGGGACGGGGCCCGGGGACAGGAGCGGCGGGAGAACGTCTCGTCCCCCCAGGCCCGCACCGCCCTCCTGACCGGACTCACGCCTGGCACCCACTACCAGCTGGATGTGCGGCTCTACCACTGTACCCTCCTGGGCCCTGCCTCACCCCCCGCACGTGTGCTTCTGCCCCCCAGCG ggcccccagcaCCCCGACACCTCCATGCCCAGGCCCTTTCAGACTCGGAGATTCAGCTGGTGTGGCAGCGCCCAGAGCCTCCGGCTGGGCCTATATCCAAGTACATCGTGGAGGTGCAGGTGGCTGGGGGCTCAGGAGACCCGCTGTGGATGGACGTGGACAGGCCCGAGGAGACGAGCACCATTGTCCGTGGCCTCAACGCCAGCACGCGCTACCTCTTCCGCGTGCGGGCCAGTGTCCAGGGCCCCGGTGACTGGAGCAACGTGGTAGAGGAGTCCACCTTGGGCAACG GGCTGCAGAGCGAGGGCCCAGTCCAAGAGATCCAGGCGCCTGAAGAGGGCCTGGACCAACAGCTGGTCCTGGCTGTGGTGGGCTCTGTGTCCGCCACCTGCCTCACCATCCTGGCTGCCCTCCTAACCCTGGTGTGCATCCGAAGAAGCTGCCTGCATCGCAGACGCACCTTCACCTACCAGTCGGGATCG GGTGAGGAGACCATCCTGCAGTTCAGCTCGGGCACCTTGACACTGACCCGGCGGCCAAAACCACAGCCCGAGCCCCTGAATTACCCAGTGCTGGAATGGGAGGACATCACCTTTGAGGATCTCATTGGGGAGGGGAACTTCGGCCAGGTCATCCGGGCCATGATCAAGAAGGACGGACTCAAGATGAACGCAGCCATCAAGATGCTGAAAG AGTATGCCTCTGAAAATGACCATCGTGACTTTGCGGGAGAACTGGAAGTTCTTTGCAAATTGGGGCATCACCCCAACATCATCAACCTCTTGGGGGCCTGTGAGAACCGAG GTTACTTGTATATCGCTATTGAATATGCCCCCTATGGGAACCTGCTAGATTTTCTGCGGAAGAGCCGGGTCCTGGAAACTGATCCAGCTTTTGCCCGAGAACATGGAACGGCCTCTACCCTCAGCTCTCGGCAGCTGCTGCGTTTTGCCAGCGATGCTGCCAATGGCATGCAGTACCTGAGTGAGAAGCag TTCATCCACAGAGACCTGGCTGCCCGAAATGTGCTCGTCGGAGAGAACCTGGCCTCCAAGATTGCAGACTTTGGCCTTTCTCGGGGAGAGGAGGTTTATGTGAAGAAGACGATG GGGCGTCTCCCTGTGCGCTGGATGGCCATTGAGTCTCTGAACTACAGCGTCTATACCACCAAGAGCGACGT TTGGTCCTTCGGAGTCCTCCTCTGGGAGATCGTGAGCCTTG GGGGCACACCGTACTGCGGCATGACCTGTGCCGAGCTCTACGAGAAGCTGCCCCAGGGCTACCGCATGGAGCAGCCTCGCAACTGTGACGACGAAGT GTACGAGCTGATGCGGCAGTGCTGGCGGGACCGTCCCTACGAGCGACCCCCCTTTGCCCAGATCGCACTGCAGCTGGGCCGAATGCTGGAAGCCAGGAAG
- the C14H1orf210 gene encoding type III endosome membrane protein TEMP: MSEINQTIMGPSELPTASAVSPGPGGGARAWPVLVGVVLGAVVLSLFIALAAKFHLCRKYRASYQHRPLSGPGKGVRPEAGEDEDDDGFIEDNYIQPGVGGLGTEGSRDPFSL; the protein is encoded by the exons ATGAGTGAGATAAACCAAA CCATCATGGGGCCCTCGGAGCTCCCCACAGCATCAGCCGTGTCCCCTGGACCGGGTGGCGGGGCCCGGGCATGGCCTGTGCTGGTTGGGGTTGTGCTGGGTGCTGTGGTCCTCTCTCTCTTCATTGCACTTGCTGCCAAATTCCACCTCTGTCGCAAATACCGTGCCAGCTACCAGCACCGCCCGCTGTCTGGGCCGGGGAAGGGGGTCCGCCCCGAGGCGGGTGAAGATGaggatgatgatggcttcatCGAGGACAATTACATTCAGCCTGGGGTTGGTGGGCTGGGGACGGAGGGAAGCAGGGACCCCTTCTCCCTGTGA
- the TMEM125 gene encoding transmembrane protein 125: MSEGGARAPPGRGLPPDVLAEQVELWWSQQPRRSALCFAVAVGLVAGCGAGGVALLSSTSSRSGEWRLAVGTVLCMLALLVLVKQLMSSAVQDMNCLRQPHHVALLRSGGGADALVVLLSGLVLLVTGLTLAGLAAAPAPARPLAAMLSVGITLATSGALLLLGLLLYQVAVSRHCPPTRAAAPSTHSDRRGNGSVFSISGQLSAGQRHETTSSIASLI, translated from the coding sequence ATGTCTGAAGGAGGGGCTCGGGCCCCACCAGGCCGGGGGCTGCCCCCGGATGTGCTGGCGGAGCAGGTGGAGCTGTGGTGGTCCCAGCAGCCGCGGCGCTCGGCGCTCTGCTTTGCCGTGGCCGTGGGCCTGGTGGCAGGCTGCGGGGCGGGTGGCGTGGCCCTGCTGTCCTCCACCAGCAGTCGCTCGGGCGAGTGGCGCCTGGCAGTGGGCACAGTGCTCTGCATGCTGGCCCTGCTGGTTCTGGTTAAGCAGCTGATGAGCTCGGCCGTGCAGGACATGAACTGCCTCCGCCAGCCCCACCACGTGGCCCTGCTGCGCAGCGGCGGAGGTGCCGATGCCCTGGTGGTGCTGCTCAGTGGCCTGGTGCTGCTGGTCACCGGCTTGACGCTGGCAGGGCTGGccgctgcccctgcccccgcccggcCGCTGGCCGCCATGCTGTCCGTGGGCATCACCCTGGCCACCTCGGGCGCACTCTTGCTGCTGGGCTTGCTGCTGTATCAGGTGGCCGTGAGCAGACACTGCCCCCCGACCCGTGCGGCCGCCCCCTCCACCCACAGTGACCGCAGAGGCAATGGCAGTGTCTTCAGCATCTCAGGACAGTTGTCTGCTGGCCAACGTCACGAGACCACGTCCAGCATCGCCAGCCTCATCTGA